In Gossypium raimondii isolate GPD5lz chromosome 12, ASM2569854v1, whole genome shotgun sequence, a single window of DNA contains:
- the LOC105764238 gene encoding protein CURLY FLAG LEAF 1, which yields MRAPNMATITESLERSLQNFSLNHERSNEGGAEEGIIGRSSTSGDNNNLPNTVSDTSLELNSHLSLPYHWEQCLDLKTGEIYYINWRNGMKASVDPRTAAEYSGDYYSEEEEEEENDDSLYDSEELSSESSPSSSRERGHYNNNSSSSNHQGVEKEKEKDNVLVVAGCKSCLMYFMVPKQVEDCPKCNEQLLHLDRSQTGFP from the exons ATGAGAGCACCAAACATGGCAACGATCACAGAATCATTGGAGAGGTCCTTACAGAACTTTTCTTTGAACCATGAAAGAAGCAACGAAGGTGGGGCTGAAGAAGGGATAATAGGGAGGTCTTCCACATCAGGTGACAACAACAACCTTCCAAACACCGTTTCTGACACTAGCTTGGAGCTCAACTCTCATCTCTCTCTTCCTTACCATTGGGAACAATGCCTTGATCTCAAG ACAGGGGAGATTTACTACATAAACTGGAGGAACGGAATGAAAGCAAGTGTGGATCCAAGGACAGCAGCTGAGTATAGTGGAGATTATTACtcggaagaggaagaagaagaagaaaacgaTGATAGTTTGTATGACAGTGAAGAGCTATCATCGGAGTCATCACCTTCTTCTTCAAGAGAGAGAGGGCATTATAATaacaacagcagcagcagcaaccACCAAGGAgtagagaaagagaaagagaaagataaTGTTTTGGTTGTAGCTGGTTGCAAGAGCTGTCTTATGTATTTCATGGTCCCCAAGCAAGTTGAAGATTGCCCTAAATGTAACGAGCAACTTCTTCACTTGGATCGATCCCAAACTGGCTTTCCATAA